A window of Methanocaldococcus vulcanius M7 genomic DNA:
CATCGAGTTAGTTTACTGCCAAACATTAGCAGATGCAAGAGAGATTCCTGAATGTGATATTGCATTAGTAGAAGGAAGCGTCTGTTTAGATGATCATCACTCATTAGAAGTTGCTCAAGAAGTCAGAAAAAAGGCAAAAATTGTTGTTGCGTTAGGGGCTTGTGCAGCAACCGGAGGAGTTACAAGATACAGCAAAGGGAACCAGTTATCAAAACCAGTTCACAGTTCGTTCTCTCCTTTAACCGAAGTGATTAAAGTAGATTTAGCAATACCCGGATGTCCACCATCTCCTGAAGCGATAGTAGATGTTATAACCGCAGCATTAAACGGAGATATGGAATACCTCCATCCATTCGCAGAACTTGCAGAAAACGGAAGCGAAGCATGTGGATGTGATGTTATCTACAAAGTAGTTAATAAATCCCTATGTATGGGTTGTGGAACTTGTGCCGCTGCCTGTCCAACAAGAGCAATAGAAATGGAAGACGGAAGACCAAACATAATAAAAGAACTATGTATTAAATGTGGAGCATGTTCAGTTCAGTGTCCAAGAATTAGATTCCCTGAATTAATAGAAAAAATAGAATAAAAATTATAGAACAAATTAAGCTTAAAAGAGGTGGAGAAGAATGGATCCATTCGGAACATATAAAAAAGTCGTTTCAGCAAGGAGTACGTTAAAAGAGGTCTTAAAAAAAGCTCAGGATGGAGGAATCGTCTCAACTGCTTTTATTTATGGATTAGAAAATAATTTATTAGATGGCGTTATAGTTGCAGACAACGCTGGGGAGTTTAGGGCTATCCCTAAGGTTGCAACAACACCAGAAGAGGTTTTAGAAGCGGCAGGGACAAAATATACTGTCTGTCCAAACGTCTCTGTCTTAAAAAGTGCAGTAAGGGAATATGGATGTGAAAAAATAGGAGTTGTAGGAACTCCATGCCAAGTTAGAGCAGTAAGAAAACTAATGAAATATCCAATAGGATTTAGACACATTCCTGACAAAATATCGTTAATAATAGGAATCTTTTGCATGGAAAACTTCCCATACTATGGTTTAAAATTAATAGTTGAAGAACACTGTGGAGTTAAGATGGAAGATGTAGTTAAATTAGACATTGGAAAAGGTAAATTTTGGGTGTATACAAAGTGGGGAGAAACAAAAGCAGTTAAATTAAAAGAGACACACCCTTACGAACAAATTGCCTGCCACGTTTGCACCGACTATACAGCAGAGTTAGCAGATATATCAACTGGCTCAGTTGGAAGCCCAGATGGTTGGAGCACCGTATTTATAAGAACCGCTAAGGGAGAAGAGATCTTCAATAAGATGGTTGAAGATGGATATTTAGAAGTTAAACCAATAGAAGAAGTTAAACCTGGACTGGGATTAGTTGAAAAGTTAGCTTTAACTAAAAAAGAGAAAAATCTTAAAGAAATTGAACACAGAAAAGAACTTGGGCTACCAGTTCCATACTAAGAACGCCCTAAGTGTTAGTTTTTTTGAAACTTTTCCTAAAAAGAACCACATGTAAAAAAAATCCATAGTGAGAGATATTGATTCCTCTTTTTATATTTTGATTTTGTTATATTTTTGTATTATTTATTTTGCTTGTTTAGTTTTAATATTAGTTTTCCACTTAACTTATGTATTTAATAATTTTTTTATATAAATGTATCTTTTTAATTTTTTAAGTTTAAATCAAAACTATGAGCAACTAAATATATAGAACAATGGGATACTTAAACCAACTTTAAAAATCAACAAAAGAACTAAAAATAAAGAACAAATAAACAAAAAATATTAGAAAGGAAAGATGGTGAAAAAATGGAAACCGATATTTTAATCATCGGAGGAGGTGGAGCTGCTGCAAGAGCAGCTATTGAATGTAGAAACAAAAACGTTGTTATTGCAGTTAAAGGACTGTTTGGAAAAAGTGGATGCACGGTTATGGCAGAAGGAGGATATAACGCTGTTTTTAATCCAAAAGACAGCTTTGAAAAACACTTCTATGACACGCTTAAAGGAGGTGGCTATATAAACAATCCAAAATTAGTGGAGATTTTAGTTAAAAATGCACCAAAAGAACTCATAAACTTAGAAAAATTTGGAGCACTATTCGATAGAACAGAAGATGGTTTTAT
This region includes:
- the frhG gene encoding coenzyme F420 hydrogenase subunit gamma translates to MVKVAHVQLCSCCGCLVSLADTYEKLLDVLNSIELVYCQTLADAREIPECDIALVEGSVCLDDHHSLEVAQEVRKKAKIVVALGACAATGGVTRYSKGNQLSKPVHSSFSPLTEVIKVDLAIPGCPPSPEAIVDVITAALNGDMEYLHPFAELAENGSEACGCDVIYKVVNKSLCMGCGTCAAACPTRAIEMEDGRPNIIKELCIKCGACSVQCPRIRFPELIEKIE
- the frhB gene encoding coenzyme F420 hydrogenase subunit beta; protein product: MDPFGTYKKVVSARSTLKEVLKKAQDGGIVSTAFIYGLENNLLDGVIVADNAGEFRAIPKVATTPEEVLEAAGTKYTVCPNVSVLKSAVREYGCEKIGVVGTPCQVRAVRKLMKYPIGFRHIPDKISLIIGIFCMENFPYYGLKLIVEEHCGVKMEDVVKLDIGKGKFWVYTKWGETKAVKLKETHPYEQIACHVCTDYTAELADISTGSVGSPDGWSTVFIRTAKGEEIFNKMVEDGYLEVKPIEEVKPGLGLVEKLALTKKEKNLKEIEHRKELGLPVPY